The DNA region ACATCGGCCTGCACCTGGCCGCTAAAGATTCTGCAGGCTCCAAGCGCCTCGGCGAGCTTCTCGTCAGGGGGATGCCCGCCGTGCTGGCCGCAATCACCTTCATTGGGACCATAGCCATGCTTTGGGTTGGTGGCCACATTATGCTGCAGGGGGCCTACGACCTCGGCTGGCATGCGCCCTATGACATAGTCCATGTCCTCGAGCACCCCTTCGCCGGGATCGCGGTTGTGGGCGCCTTCCTGGCCTGGCTCGTGAACACCTTGTGCTCAGCCGTCATCGGGCTCGCCTGGGGCCTCATCGTCATGGCTATCGTGCATCCGCTGCTAAACGTGTTGCCGTTCGGCAAAAAGAAGGGCGGGCACGAGGAGGGCGACCTCCGTGCCGAACTTGCCGGCTATCGGCCGACGAAACGTAACGCGGATCCCTCCCCGTAGCGGTCTCGCCGTCGTTTTCTACGTTTCCTTGCGGTGAAGCCGGTCCCAGCACCCTGGGCGAGCGCCGCCGTCGTACTCCCCAGCCTCAACGCCGTCTCAGGCCACCGGTTTGATGTTCTGGTTGATATGGAACAGGTTGCCGGGATCGTACTTCGCCTTGATCTTGGCCAACCGGGGGTAGTTGCCGCCGTAGTTGTCCTCGATGTTGGACTGGTCGTCGGCATCAAGGAAATTAACATAGCCGGCGCCGGATCCATAAGGATGCAGGGCCTGTTGGTACTCTCTGACCCACCTCGTGTTGGCGTCGTTGTCCTCCGGGGACTCCCACATTCCGGCGATGGCTACCGAGAAGTTGGCATCCCGGTAAGGAAAGGCAGTCTCATCCCGTCCTACGCGTTGGGCCGCACCATTAATCGGGTAGAAATGATTGGCGGTTTGGGGACTGGGCACGCCGGCTCCGAAATTCCGGGCAACCCCGATCACATCGTCGCTCAGCTCTGGAAGGAACTCCGCCTTCCAATACGCCTGAAGGCCTTTCGGGAGAAGCGGGTCGAACAAAGTGTTGAGCATCGGGTACGGGAGCGGGCCGACAAACGATCCGGCAACTGGGGCGACACCCAGGAATTGCTGCCACTGCCTCTCGCCTTCATCGTGGGGACCGGTCCAGCCACCTACCACAACCACCACTGGCTTGCCGTGGTGCTCCTCCGGAAGGAAGGGGACCGGCGGGCCTTGGTGGAATCCGAGGAAGATACCCATGTCTTCGGGGGCTGTGGCGATATAGTCCCGGTACAGCTGCCCAACAGCCTCAGCGTGCTCGAGCAGATAGATCACTACACCTCCGTACACCACATCAACGGGATGCAGGCCGAATTCCAGGGAAGTGACGACGCCGAAGTTTCCTGTGCCGCCACGTAACGCCCAGAAGAGATCGTCATTCTCGGTTGCGCTGGCTGTGACGAACTTCCCGTCTGCGGTAACCACATCCGCGGATATGAGGTTGTCGCAGGACAGGCCGTGCTTACGGGCGAGGTAGCCGATGCCGCCACCGAGCGTTAGTCCAGCAACACCTGTGGATCCGATAATGCCGCCGGTTGTTGCCAGCCCGAACGCGTTTGTTGCATGGTTGAAGTCCGCCCAGGTGGTGCCTGCCTCAGCCCGGGCCGTTGAAGCAGCAGGATCTACCCGTACGCCCGTGCGGTCGGCGAAGTCCAGCACGAGGCCTCCGTCGCAGGTCCCGAATCCGGGCGCACTGTGCCCCCCGCCTCTAAGCGCGAGGTCCAGGCCCTGGTCGCGGGCAAAGTTGACTCCTGCGATGACGTCTGCGACTTGCGAAACACGCAGTATGGCCGCGGGATGTTTGTCAATCATGCCGTTATAGACGGTCCGTGATGCGTCATAGTGGGGGTGGTCAGAAGTGATGACCTGGCCTCGTACTTTTTCCTGCAGGGCCTGAAATCCGTTGTTGTCCATGGTGACTCCATTCGCCCCCGAGCATGCGTTCACGATCAGGGACTTTGGCACAGCCATCCCCCGGGCCGTGCGGGACATTCATGAAGCAGCCACTGCGGGCCCGGGAAAGAGCCCCGGAACAGACCGTCAGGCCTGATCCAGCGGCGGAGACCGGATGCGCCTGTGCTGCATGCGGCTTGGCATGCAGTTACCGGCGTGATTCGCGAACATACTCCTGCCGGCGAACCTGCTAGGCGAAGCTGGCGAGCACACCCATGGATCGACGACTAACCGTAACGTACGCCCGCCCGTTTCCAAGGTCAAGAAGCGGTTAGAAGGCGGTGTCCTCTACCGTCCAGTTGCCGGGGTAAAACAGGTGCACGTCCTACCGCACACTGGAGCCGCTGCCTCGGCAAATCTACCAATTCGCCTGGATGTGCATAACCGATCCGCTTCGTCACTGGCTTCCGATGTCCCCCGTCGCGGGCATCTTTAATGGGTCAACGCGGAAGGGCGCCAACCATCCCCCACCGGTCTACACTGATCGTAGGTTTGCACCCTTCGTGCTCCCAGTACGCTCAGGGCGCAGCTCCGGGGAGGGAACGCCATGGATGCCAGAGAGAATCCCGAGCCGCAGGACGGCCCGACGCCCGGCCAGGTCAGACCGGGCGGGGCGACGGGGAGGCCGGACCGCTGGGCCGCGGTGGCTGGTCTGGTGTTCACCGCCCTGGTTGTGGCCAGCATCTTCACGCCCGACGTACCCAGCAGCGACAGCCCGGCGGAGGACATCGCAGCCGAGCTTGCCGCGGACAGCACCGCCCACCGGCTTTCGCTGCTGCTGGGATTCCTCGCCGACGTGGCCTTCCTCGTATTCCTGGCCGGCCTCTGGAGCAGACTGCGCCGATGGGAGGACCCGGCCGGGATGTTCGCCGCGCTGGTCCTCGCCGCCGGCGCTGCCTTGGTGGCGCTCATGCTGGTTGCGGGGGGCCTGTACATGGCGCTCCTCCAGTACGCCTCCGCTGGCCAGCCCGACCCGGCGGTGCTTCACGCCCTCACCGTCCTCAACGAATGGGTGGGTGGTGCCCTTCTGCCCGCCGGTGTCGCAATGTTCCTCGGGGCGGCGGTGGCCATCCTGACCACCCGGGCGCTACCTCAGTGGCTGGGCTGGCTGGCAGCCGCCACGGCCCTGCTGCTGCTCATTTCTCTCTTGGGCGTATTCCAGACCACCACAGAGGGAGGCGTGGTCGGCATCGTCGGTTTCGTCGGCTTCCTGATCTTCTTGGTCTGGGTCCTGTCCACGAGCGTCGTGCTGCTGCTCCGGCCCGGCCGGCAGCCGGCCGGTCTATAACGGCACGAAGGCCCGGAACCACTTGCCGGGTCCGCCGGTGTTCGCGTCCAACGTCGAGACCGTCGGTGCATCCGCCCCCGCCGTCATCATCACACGCTAATTCTGGAACCCAACCCGCAGTGTGATAATCCGGTAGGTATGTCTTCCTTATCCGAATCTTCCACCACGGCATCAGCCGCGGAAGAACGCAGCGCCCGCGTCGCCGTCACTCTTTTCCCGGTGCTCATCCTGGCCGGGGGCGCCGTAGCGCTTGCCGCTCCAACAGCGTTCACCGGGCTGGCCCCTTGGATCAACCCCCTCTTGGGACTCATCATGTTCGGCATGGGGCTGACACTCACGCCCCCTGACTTCGCCGTCATTGCCAAATGTCCTGTCCCGGTGGTGATCGGAGTTGTGGCGCAGTACGCCATCATGCCGTTCCTGGGTTGGTTGATCGCGGCGGCGCTGGGGCTGCCGCCTGCTCTGGCCGCGGGCGTCATCCTTGTGGGCTGCTGCCCCGGCGGAACGGCGTCCAACGTGGTGTCCTACCTGGCCAGGGGTGACGTTGCCCTGTCCGTGGCGATGACCACCGTTTCGACGCTGATCGCTCCGCTGCTGACCCCGGTGCTCGCATTGTGGCTGGCCGGTCAGTACATGCCGGTAGACGCCGGTTCCATGGCGTGGTCCATCGTCCAGATCGTGCTGTTCCCTGTGCTGCTGGGACTCGTCATCCGAGTCTTTCTGCCGCGCCTTGTCGACAGGGCCCTGCCTGCCCTTCCTTGGATTTCGGTACTCGCTATCACGGTTGTAGTAGTTGCGGTGGTGGCCGGAAGCGCCAAGGCCATCTTCGCAGCCGGACTGCTGGTTCTCGTGGCTGTTATTCTGCACAACGGCCTGGGTTATGCCCTCGGCTACGGTGCGGCCCGTTTGTTCCGGCTGCCGATTCCGTCCCGGCGCACCACTGCGATTGAGGTGGGCATGCAGAATTCAGGCCTGGCAGCAGGGCTGGCACGGCAGTACCTGACTCCCGAAGCGGCCCTGCCTGGCGCCATCTTCTCCGTCTGGCACAACGTGTCCGGCGCCGTCCTTGCGGCTTACTGGCGCCGCCGCAGCACCCCTGCTTTACGCGACGGTGAGAAGGTTCCGGCGGCGGCGGTCACGGAGTAGGCCTAGTTTTCGCGCCGCCGTCGAGCGCTTGCAGGTAATCACGAGATAGAGAAGACGATGCCTCAGAACCCGCCGTACATGACGCCGTAAGCTCCTACCCGCCCCGGAGATGATCGCCGAAGCCCATACACTGGGCTTGCCCGTCGTCCCGTGGACCGGGAACACCACCGCGGACATGGAGCACCTGATGGACCTGGGCGTGGACGGAATCATCACCGACTACCCCACCCGCCTCCGCACCCTCATGGAGGACCTCGGCCTGAAGCTGCCAAGTCGTACGGGGTGTAGAGCGTGGATCAGGGTCTTCCGCTCACTGCACTGAGTTACGGGGACAGCTGATTCAGCACGCGCGTACCCTGAAGCTATGGAACCCGAAGTCCGGGGTCTCCGGCTCCGCACAGGCATCACCGTGCCGTGCCTGATCCAGGGCGAAGCCGACGCTCCGCCGGTGCTGCTGCCTCCCCCGGCCGACCCTCGCACGCCGTGGGACGCGCTGTGACGGGCCGCCCTTCAGCCTCCGTGGCTACGCGGTTGAAGGAAGTCTACGAAAACCTTCCGCTGCCTGCGCCCACCGTGGCCGCGCTGGCCATGGATCTCCTCCTTAACCGGCTCCGCCCCATGCCGCTTCCTGGCTCCAGTTCCCTCCACCGGATGGCCGGGGCCGGACTGGTGCTCGCCGGCGTCGGCCTGAATCCTTGGGCTCTGGCTGAACGTCGACGCCGGTCCGCGGGCCCTTTCGCGCTGGAGGAGCCGGAGGAACTGGTCACCAGCGGCCCTTACGCAATCAGCCGCCATCCCATGTACGTGGGCTGGTGGCTCATCCAACTAGGCGCGGGAACCTTGGCCGGTTCATCCTGGGTCCTCGCGACGCTGCCGGCCGAATTGCTTGTGGAACACCGCTACATCCTCGGCGAAGAGGCCACGCTGGCCGAGCTCTTCGGGCAGTCCTACGCTGAGTACGCGGAGCGGGTTCCGCGTTACCTTGATTACCGGCGGGCGCAGGCAGCCCGGTTACCAGGGCTGGTGGTAGTGGCTGCGCTGGCGTTCTAGGGGCATTAAGCAGCAAGTGCCGCGAATACCTTCACTTGAGAAGGTTTCCGCAGCACTTCAACCGCTCTGGTCTTCCCGCGCCACGAAGTGCCGGAGCGCATCCCTGTACACAGGGCGCTTAGACCACTGCCGCAGCGACAGAAAGTCAGACATGCGCGGGGCCTCGAGTGTGGGAGGCAGAGGCACGGCCGCCCGTACGGGGTGTCGATCAGCCACGCAAGCGGACCGTTGGTTTACAGAGACGTGCTTTTGCCAGTGTGGGCGCATGTATCGGTCACAGGCCGCCCTTTTCGTTACGGAGGCTGCTTGACATCCAAACGCCAACCCACCGGGGGCGCGCACAACGGTGCTGATGCCGCGTCAGGGAAGCAAGGCGGCCGCCTCAGCCAGAGAGCGACGCAACCACAGGGCGTAGTTGGTGGAGATGTGCTGAGCATCCTCATGGGTTGCATATCCCGCGACAACCGCGGGACAGACATCCTCCGCGCACAACCACGGAACTACGTCCACGTATTCCGCGCCACCGGCCTCGGCGACGCGCTTCTCCATCTCATTGTGTTCGGTGTCCACCGCGTAACTCCGCTGAGTGTGGCAGCGACGGACGTCGTCGGAATTCGATGTGACGCAGTCCTGGGGATCCTTTTCCGAGTACGCGATGTCCCCGATCACGACCACACGATCACTTATCGCGCTCAACGACTTTATGGTCGAGGCGAGACCCTCCTCCCAGGCCGCCTCCGTGTTTTCTTTGTCAGGGCGCCCATCCTTCTCAAGCCAAGTACCCTGACGCTGACCCGAGATGAGGACGACGCTCGGGCGAAGTGCCTCGATCTTCGCCAGCGAGTCAGCACGGAATGCCTTGCACTCGGGATAATCACCCTTGCGCTTCGCGTTGTAGACCGAAAAGTCGGCTGGCGGACACGAGAACATCGAAAAGACTTCGAAGCGCCGCCCAAGTTCAGTGGCTGTCACGCCGAGCGGACTTTCCCACATCTGAGCGTGCGAGTCGCCATAAACCACGACTGTCTCGCCGCCGCTGGCGTCACCATAGCTGCATTTGACTTTACCTGTTGGGGCATCCAGGCCCCTTATGCAGGCATGTTGATTGAAGAGGAATCTCCCAACAGGCGGCTCCGGCGGCCACCCTGCAACGTTTACGCTGTCAGCCACGGCCTTTGCCACTTCGTCAGCCGTCGGTAGGTCACTGCCACGGGCAACTGCAAACTCGCCGAATTGGTCTGCGGGGGAAGGCTTGGGCAGGATCGACACCAGAATGCTCGTGAGGCCAAGTGATAGCGCCACCAGTGCGGCGCCGAAAGCCACGCTGAGTGACGGCCGGCGGGCCTTGAGCCAACTGGAGTTCCGTACGGGCAATTCCACATACTTGAAGGTAACGACAGACAAGGCCAGCGCCACACCGACAAAGGCAAGCTTGGTGGTCATCGCCAGTTCGGTCCCGAGCGATGCCGCGGCGAGGATCAGCACGGGCCAGTGCCACAGGTACAGGGAATAAGAGAGCTTGCCAAGCCATTGCAGAGGCCGACACTGCAGGACCACTTCGGCTCCTCGATTCGGTGTGATTGTCCCGCCGATTATCACAAGAACCGTTCCGCCAACCGGAAGAATAGCAGCGGATCCTGGGAACCTGGTGTACTCGTCCAGCGTGAGCGCTGCTGCCGCAATCGCGATGAGTCCAGACACACTCGTAACGGCAGCAAGAAAAACCGGCAGCCGCATGATCGTCGGTGTGAGCACGGCAAGAATTGCGCCAGCCGCAAGTTCCCAAGTCCTCGTCAAGGGAGAGAAGTAGGCCGCACTCGCGTTCTCCGTCGTCGCGTACACCGACCACGTAAGGGAGACTGCAATCGTGACAGCGAGGAGAAGCGTCAGTCGCGTGCGTAGCGGAACTCTCCGTCCGATCGCAGCGACCGCCATCATTGAGACGGGCCAGAACAGGTAGAACTGCTCTTCGATGGCCAGTGACCAATAGTGCTGTAACGGGGATGGAGGAAGGTCGCTGGCCCAGTAGTCCGTCCCTTGCGAGATTTCGCGAAAATTGCTGGCGAAAAGCGCGGCCCATTGCCCGTCTTCGGCGGTCCGAGCAGCACTCGTACCACCGACCAGCACGAAGGATGAGACCACTGTGACGGCGAGGACAAGAGTCGCGGCAGGCAGGATTCGCCGAGCCCGCCGTGCATAGAACCCCAAGAGGGAGATCCGCCTACCCCGTTCAGCTTCTTTGAGCAGGAGGCCGGTGATGAGGAAGCCGGAGACCACGAAGAAGACGTCGACACCGACGTAGCCTCCTTGCAACGCCGGCACGCCTACATGGTTCAGCACGACCAGTAGAACTGCGATCGCGCGAAGACCCTCTATGTCCGGACGGAACGTCCGTGGAACCGATGAAGGGCGATCGGCTCCCTTCGTGGCGAGCTTACGCGTTAGCAGCCGGCGTCGGCGTTTACGCGCGTCAACGTGGTTTCCATTGAGCAATCCACTGGCCAGATGCACCATGTCGCCCCTTTGGCCCGACGTCTCTTACCGGCTCGTGCGGCCGACCGTACCGCTCTTTGCGGTCAGAATCAATGCATTTCCCCGATGTTGGCGGCAGAGTCGGCGGGATAATGGAAGCATGACCGATCAGGATCAGGACCGGGACCCCTGGGAGGAGTTCGACCGGCTCAAGCCCGCCGGCCCGGACCGCGTCGCAGGCTACCCCGGCGGAGAGCCGCAGGGCTTTGGCTTCCGGACCGGTGTGCGCAGCGCACGGGTGGCCTTCGGTTCGCCGTCTACGCGCTGATCCTCGGAACCGCGCTGGTCCTCACCGGCGCCGTCGTCTTCATCAGCCAAGGCCAATGGCTGCTGCTCGGACTGATGGTGCTGATCGAGGCGGTCTTCGTCTTTGGCTTCATCCGGCTCGTAAACCAGGCACGCAACCGCCGCTCAGCGGGGTAGAAATAACCTGACGCGAGTGTCGCTACTCACGGCTGCTATGGCGGGAGAACACCTCATTAATCGGGTAAAATTGGTGGAGGAATTGTTCGGCCCAGAGCCCGGTTCCACTCCTCCCCCTTGAAATGGAACACTCCCCCATGTCCTCCGCGATTTCCGCGCCGGCAACCCAGCGTTTCCCGCTGGCCGCCATGATGGTCCTGGCCACCATCGCCTTCACCGCTATCACCACCGAACTGCTCCCCTCCGGCCTGCTCCCCCAGATCAGCTCCGGCCTCAACGTCTCCGAACCGGTGGCCGGCTACCTCGCCGCAGCCTACGCCGCCGTCATCGTCATCACGGTGGTGCCGGCCGCACGGCTGCTGGGCAAGGTCCCGCGGCGGCCCCTGCTCGTAGCGCTCGTCCTGACGTTCGCCATCAGCAACGCAATGGTGGGCCTCGCCCCCGACTTCACCGCAGCGATGGTTGCCAGGCTGGTGGGCGGCCTGGCCCACGGACTGCTCTGGACCACCATGGCCCCCTACGTCACGCGGGTGGTCCCGGCCCACAAGGTAGGCAAGGCCCTTGCCGTCGTCTTCAGCGGCAACAGCCTGGGCCTGGCAATCGGCGCGCCCATCGGCACCGCCCTGGGCGGCTTCCTCGGCTGGCGCGCCGCGTTCCTGTTCCTCGCCGGCTTCAGCCTGCTGCTCGCCGTCCTGGCCTTCTGGCTCCTGCCGTCCGCCCGACGCGCCGCGGGCGAGGCCCGCCCGTCCCTGCGCAAAGCAATCGCCCAGCCCGGCGTGAAGCCCGTTGCCATCGCATGGCCGCTGATGATCCTGGCCCACTTCGCGCTCTTCACCTACATCGCCCCGTTCATCCGCGACGCCGGCCTGCCCGACTATGCCATCAGTCTCTCCCTCACCGTCCTGGGCGTCTCCGGCCTGGTCGGCATCTGGATCGCGGGCCTCACCGTCGATTCGCATCCCCGCCGTTCGCTCCTGATCACGACGGCGGCAATCGCCGTCTCGATGCTCCTGTTGCCGTTCGTGGGCGGCAGCCTTCCCTTTGCGCTGGTGCTGATGACCGTGTGGGGCGCCGGCCTGGGAGCGATCGGCATCTACAACCAGTCAGCCATCCTCCGCGCCGGCCGCGAAAACAAGGACGCCGCCAACGGTTTGACGGTCCTGACCATCCAGCTCGGCATCACCATCGGTGCCCTCTACGGCTCCGCTGCCCTGGTGGTGGCCGGCCCGCTGCTGGTACCGGCCGCCGCGGCACTCCCGGTCATC from Arthrobacter pascens includes:
- a CDS encoding acyltransferase family protein, encoding MVHLASGLLNGNHVDARKRRRRLLTRKLATKGADRPSSVPRTFRPDIEGLRAIAVLLVVLNHVGVPALQGGYVGVDVFFVVSGFLITGLLLKEAERGRRISLLGFYARRARRILPAATLVLAVTVVSSFVLVGGTSAARTAEDGQWAALFASNFREISQGTDYWASDLPPSPLQHYWSLAIEEQFYLFWPVSMMAVAAIGRRVPLRTRLTLLLAVTIAVSLTWSVYATTENASAAYFSPLTRTWELAAGAILAVLTPTIMRLPVFLAAVTSVSGLIAIAAAALTLDEYTRFPGSAAILPVGGTVLVIIGGTITPNRGAEVVLQCRPLQWLGKLSYSLYLWHWPVLILAAASLGTELAMTTKLAFVGVALALSVVTFKYVELPVRNSSWLKARRPSLSVAFGAALVALSLGLTSILVSILPKPSPADQFGEFAVARGSDLPTADEVAKAVADSVNVAGWPPEPPVGRFLFNQHACIRGLDAPTGKVKCSYGDASGGETVVVYGDSHAQMWESPLGVTATELGRRFEVFSMFSCPPADFSVYNAKRKGDYPECKAFRADSLAKIEALRPSVVLISGQRQGTWLEKDGRPDKENTEAAWEEGLASTIKSLSAISDRVVVIGDIAYSEKDPQDCVTSNSDDVRRCHTQRSYAVDTEHNEMEKRVAEAGGAEYVDVVPWLCAEDVCPAVVAGYATHEDAQHISTNYALWLRRSLAEAAALLP
- a CDS encoding bile acid:sodium symporter family protein produces the protein MSSLSESSTTASAAEERSARVAVTLFPVLILAGGAVALAAPTAFTGLAPWINPLLGLIMFGMGLTLTPPDFAVIAKCPVPVVIGVVAQYAIMPFLGWLIAAALGLPPALAAGVILVGCCPGGTASNVVSYLARGDVALSVAMTTVSTLIAPLLTPVLALWLAGQYMPVDAGSMAWSIVQIVLFPVLLGLVIRVFLPRLVDRALPALPWISVLAITVVVVAVVAGSAKAIFAAGLLVLVAVILHNGLGYALGYGAARLFRLPIPSRRTTAIEVGMQNSGLAAGLARQYLTPEAALPGAIFSVWHNVSGAVLAAYWRRRSTPALRDGEKVPAAAVTE
- a CDS encoding DUF4386 family protein, with the translated sequence MDARENPEPQDGPTPGQVRPGGATGRPDRWAAVAGLVFTALVVASIFTPDVPSSDSPAEDIAAELAADSTAHRLSLLLGFLADVAFLVFLAGLWSRLRRWEDPAGMFAALVLAAGAALVALMLVAGGLYMALLQYASAGQPDPAVLHALTVLNEWVGGALLPAGVAMFLGAAVAILTTRALPQWLGWLAAATALLLLISLLGVFQTTTEGGVVGIVGFVGFLIFLVWVLSTSVVLLLRPGRQPAGL
- a CDS encoding MFS transporter, producing the protein MSSAISAPATQRFPLAAMMVLATIAFTAITTELLPSGLLPQISSGLNVSEPVAGYLAAAYAAVIVITVVPAARLLGKVPRRPLLVALVLTFAISNAMVGLAPDFTAAMVARLVGGLAHGLLWTTMAPYVTRVVPAHKVGKALAVVFSGNSLGLAIGAPIGTALGGFLGWRAAFLFLAGFSLLLAVLAFWLLPSARRAAGEARPSLRKAIAQPGVKPVAIAWPLMILAHFALFTYIAPFIRDAGLPDYAISLSLTVLGVSGLVGIWIAGLTVDSHPRRSLLITTAAIAVSMLLLPFVGGSLPFALVLMTVWGAGLGAIGIYNQSAILRAGRENKDAANGLTVLTIQLGITIGALYGSAALVVAGPLLVPAAAALPVIAALLVTIGGRKAAYPPGPRESVWKSPRPVKETEGTRLPVR
- a CDS encoding glycerophosphodiester phosphodiesterase; the protein is MIAEAHTLGLPVVPWTGNTTADMEHLMDLGVDGIITDYPTRLRTLMEDLGLKLPSRTGCRAWIRVFRSLH
- a CDS encoding methyltransferase family protein, producing MATRLKEVYENLPLPAPTVAALAMDLLLNRLRPMPLPGSSSLHRMAGAGLVLAGVGLNPWALAERRRRSAGPFALEEPEELVTSGPYAISRHPMYVGWWLIQLGAGTLAGSSWVLATLPAELLVEHRYILGEEATLAELFGQSYAEYAERVPRYLDYRRAQAARLPGLVVVAALAF
- a CDS encoding FAD-binding oxidoreductase, whose protein sequence is MDNNGFQALQEKVRGQVITSDHPHYDASRTVYNGMIDKHPAAILRVSQVADVIAGVNFARDQGLDLALRGGGHSAPGFGTCDGGLVLDFADRTGVRVDPAASTARAEAGTTWADFNHATNAFGLATTGGIIGSTGVAGLTLGGGIGYLARKHGLSCDNLISADVVTADGKFVTASATENDDLFWALRGGTGNFGVVTSLEFGLHPVDVVYGGVVIYLLEHAEAVGQLYRDYIATAPEDMGIFLGFHQGPPVPFLPEEHHGKPVVVVVGGWTGPHDEGERQWQQFLGVAPVAGSFVGPLPYPMLNTLFDPLLPKGLQAYWKAEFLPELSDDVIGVARNFGAGVPSPQTANHFYPINGAAQRVGRDETAFPYRDANFSVAIAGMWESPEDNDANTRWVREYQQALHPYGSGAGYVNFLDADDQSNIEDNYGGNYPRLAKIKAKYDPGNLFHINQNIKPVA